In the genome of Nitrospira japonica, one region contains:
- a CDS encoding Rieske 2Fe-2S domain-containing protein produces MAENRWVDVGTVEELKKTPLQEVMCGTTPIALSYKDGVFSAISGVCNHVGGPLGEGTLEGDYVVCPWHYWKFHRQTGRGEAGYEQDQVPTYATRVDNGRLFIDRSSATKRHKQLHAPHPLARPIVRQDGPIRVVGISTTTMTQDHPRFSTSDALLDVALEYARTTLGLEAQCIKLRELNFRPCEGFYSKSALACTWPCSITQMDPNDQLDRVYEAIVHWADVILISTPIRWGNASSLYYKMVERMNCIQNQETIANKHLLKNKVAAFIIMGGQDNVQGVAGQLMTFFSEVGCQFPQFPFIAHSRGWSAEDMERNVSEVRHSQELREGAQELVTRAADMARLMVEGQVPARPLARGGRKAHQLDSEPTG; encoded by the coding sequence ATGGCTGAGAACCGCTGGGTCGATGTCGGAACGGTCGAAGAGCTGAAGAAAACACCGTTGCAGGAAGTGATGTGCGGCACGACGCCGATCGCGCTTTCTTACAAGGACGGCGTCTTTTCGGCGATCTCCGGAGTCTGCAATCACGTCGGCGGCCCCCTCGGCGAAGGCACACTGGAGGGCGACTACGTCGTGTGCCCCTGGCACTATTGGAAGTTTCATCGCCAAACCGGCCGCGGAGAAGCGGGGTACGAACAGGATCAGGTTCCGACCTATGCGACCAGGGTCGACAACGGCCGGCTCTTCATCGATCGTTCCTCCGCCACGAAGCGGCACAAACAGCTGCATGCCCCCCATCCGTTGGCTCGCCCGATCGTCCGCCAGGATGGTCCGATTCGCGTGGTCGGCATCTCGACGACGACCATGACGCAGGACCATCCGCGCTTCAGCACCTCCGATGCGCTGCTGGACGTGGCCTTGGAGTATGCACGAACCACGCTCGGCTTGGAGGCCCAATGCATCAAGCTCCGCGAGTTGAACTTTCGCCCCTGCGAAGGCTTCTATTCGAAGTCGGCCCTGGCCTGCACCTGGCCCTGTTCGATTACGCAGATGGACCCGAACGATCAGCTCGATCGCGTCTATGAGGCGATCGTGCATTGGGCGGACGTCATTCTGATTTCCACTCCCATTCGTTGGGGGAATGCCAGCAGTCTCTACTACAAGATGGTCGAACGGATGAACTGCATCCAAAATCAGGAAACCATCGCGAACAAGCACTTGCTCAAGAACAAGGTTGCGGCCTTCATCATCATGGGCGGGCAAGACAACGTCCAGGGCGTGGCCGGACAGCTGATGACCTTCTTCTCGGAAGTCGGCTGCCAGTTTCCACAATTTCCGTTCATCGCTCACTCGCGAGGCTGGAGCGCTGAGGACATGGAGAGAAATGTCAGCGAGGTCCGGCACAGTCAGGAATTACGCGAGGGGGCGCAGGAGCTCGTGACGCGAGCCGCGGACATGGCTCGACTCATGGTGGAAGGCCAGGTACCGGCACGCCCGCTCGCCCGTGGAGGTCGCAAGGCCCATCAACTGGATAGCGAGCCGACGGGATAA
- a CDS encoding antibiotic biosynthesis monooxygenase, with translation MPHVLIIHEVDAYTAWKTVFDRAADIRTLAGEISYQLLRYDTDANTVVHFSKWTSLDDARRFFESPELVEIRRKAGVKAPTFLYLREIERGVLSPERGSGTP, from the coding sequence ATGCCACACGTATTGATCATTCATGAGGTTGACGCCTATACGGCCTGGAAGACGGTTTTTGACCGGGCAGCCGATATCAGAACACTGGCCGGAGAAATCAGCTATCAACTCCTTCGATACGACACCGACGCCAATACCGTCGTCCATTTCTCCAAATGGACCTCGCTGGACGATGCCCGCCGTTTTTTCGAATCTCCGGAATTGGTGGAAATCAGGAGAAAGGCCGGCGTCAAAGCCCCGACCTTTCTCTACTTGCGCGAGATCGAGCGGGGCGTGCTCTCCCCGGAACGAGGATCAGGGACGCCCTGA
- a CDS encoding thaumatin family protein yields the protein MIHKLSSHKGTMVRSRGLFTSLCLLAVLTAWLGCSSTKNPGTGSTGSVAAADQRAKGHATAGDRRGKVLGSAGRSSGPADSCLANLPVPTPTPPAHRVVQLVNCSDQTVLGAANAAKQPGPAEPTSVFPREGTWVMAPATPGSTANVLTIDIPPQWEDTKCAPGASSCDAIGPRFWARTGCRYDIASGRAQCETGGCGGQYDCSAARQGASVGTTIAEWTFYEPVVAPLPPDKPLLHYFKDSPDISAVDGVNLTIDIQPLNSSPHDPFDALGGHDIQWLAEQYPLSQYGQDLRAAGQCLDSFRLKRSDLTSGTRAYVIVDNDGQPLGGDSTVACFSNCAKYAYPAPPPENCDDSDHNSQCYLWKAFCLGDPSQYGPARGKCTQNSDCPVGGACWDLKDPSSPLDHTCQGRAFIKNATCDANVCTYPYGYIDPVKQVTFYSTQPPFGQCTDVTPDPNKCIGDDTLHAVLPKAYSWPNDPQVYGGDATAYRIIFAPGGTTVPITPAGQIPMCSALPTIYGYASQYGGPNSDSKPCDFPVNQGGAVFGVAFPNSTAQTPWACNVGGGSGDNGVICRWKQDTPATRK from the coding sequence ATGATCCATAAACTATCGTCGCACAAAGGAACGATGGTGCGGTCACGAGGGCTTTTCACCAGCCTCTGTCTTCTTGCGGTGCTCACGGCGTGGCTTGGATGCAGCAGCACGAAGAACCCCGGCACCGGCTCTACCGGTTCGGTGGCCGCAGCCGATCAGCGTGCCAAAGGTCATGCGACGGCGGGAGATCGGCGCGGCAAGGTTCTCGGCAGTGCGGGACGTTCGTCCGGCCCCGCCGACAGTTGCCTCGCCAACCTGCCGGTTCCTACGCCGACCCCGCCGGCACACCGTGTCGTCCAGTTGGTCAATTGCTCCGATCAAACCGTACTCGGCGCCGCCAATGCGGCTAAGCAGCCTGGACCGGCCGAGCCAACGTCGGTATTTCCGAGAGAAGGCACATGGGTCATGGCACCGGCGACGCCGGGAAGCACCGCCAACGTTCTGACCATCGATATCCCGCCGCAGTGGGAAGACACCAAGTGCGCCCCGGGCGCGTCGAGTTGTGACGCGATCGGACCACGGTTTTGGGCGCGGACCGGCTGCCGCTACGATATTGCGTCCGGCCGGGCCCAATGCGAAACGGGCGGCTGCGGCGGACAGTATGACTGCAGCGCGGCCAGGCAAGGCGCGTCCGTGGGCACGACGATCGCCGAATGGACGTTCTATGAGCCGGTGGTCGCTCCGTTGCCTCCGGACAAACCCCTTCTCCATTACTTCAAGGACTCGCCGGACATCAGCGCGGTCGACGGCGTCAACCTCACCATCGACATTCAGCCGCTCAACAGCAGTCCGCATGATCCGTTCGACGCATTAGGAGGCCACGACATTCAATGGCTGGCGGAACAATATCCGCTGAGTCAGTATGGCCAGGATTTGCGGGCCGCAGGGCAGTGTCTCGACAGCTTCCGGCTGAAGCGATCGGACCTGACGTCGGGAACGCGCGCCTACGTCATCGTCGACAACGACGGCCAACCTCTGGGAGGAGACAGCACGGTGGCCTGCTTCTCGAACTGTGCCAAGTATGCGTACCCTGCACCTCCGCCGGAGAACTGCGACGATTCGGATCACAATTCGCAATGTTATCTATGGAAGGCGTTTTGTTTGGGCGATCCGAGCCAGTACGGGCCGGCGAGGGGAAAATGCACGCAGAACAGCGATTGTCCGGTTGGCGGCGCCTGTTGGGACCTGAAAGATCCGTCATCGCCCCTCGATCATACCTGCCAAGGCCGGGCCTTCATCAAGAATGCGACGTGCGATGCGAACGTCTGTACCTACCCGTACGGCTATATCGATCCGGTGAAGCAGGTCACGTTCTATTCGACCCAACCTCCCTTCGGCCAATGCACCGATGTCACCCCGGATCCAAACAAGTGTATCGGCGACGATACCTTGCACGCGGTGCTTCCCAAGGCCTACAGCTGGCCGAACGATCCGCAGGTATATGGAGGTGACGCGACCGCCTATCGAATCATCTTCGCTCCGGGAGGTACGACGGTGCCGATTACACCGGCCGGCCAGATTCCCATGTGCAGCGCACTGCCGACGATCTATGGCTATGCGAGCCAATACGGAGGACCGAACAGCGACAGCAAGCCTTGCGACTTTCCGGTCAATCAGGGCGGGGCGGTATTCGGCGTCGCCTTTCCCAATTCGACGGCGCAGACTCCCTGGGCCTGTAACGTGGGGGGCGGGTCGGGAGACAACGGGGTCATCTGCCGCTGGAAGCAGGATACGCCGGCCACCCGCAAATGA
- a CDS encoding cytochrome P460 family protein has translation MSKVINAWRRYRSSLVTGILLASAFAVAMPAGASAEDVAVSEETFGCILDWPKVRNTRFKHADPEKLKEAMRIFRDSVPDKDYPVGTILQLVPFEAMVKHSREKFPNTNGWEFFFLEVSKKGTTIKDRGDNVVNRSQGVTCLSCHQPAVKYDFVCEKGHGCAPIPFDDQKLAEIQRSDLRCTKH, from the coding sequence ATGAGCAAAGTGATCAATGCGTGGCGTCGATATCGCAGCTCACTCGTCACGGGAATTCTGCTGGCGTCGGCGTTCGCGGTCGCGATGCCAGCCGGCGCATCGGCTGAAGACGTCGCCGTGTCGGAAGAGACATTCGGCTGTATTCTCGATTGGCCGAAGGTCAGAAATACGCGCTTCAAACATGCCGATCCCGAAAAGTTGAAGGAGGCGATGCGAATCTTCCGGGACAGTGTGCCGGACAAGGACTACCCGGTCGGGACCATCCTCCAGCTGGTTCCTTTCGAGGCCATGGTGAAGCATTCCCGCGAGAAATTCCCCAACACGAACGGGTGGGAGTTTTTCTTCCTGGAGGTGTCCAAGAAAGGCACGACCATCAAGGATCGCGGCGACAACGTCGTCAATCGGTCACAGGGAGTCACCTGCTTGAGCTGTCACCAGCCGGCGGTGAAATACGACTTCGTCTGTGAAAAGGGGCACGGCTGCGCCCCGATCCCCTTCGACGATCAGAAGCTCGCGGAGATCCAACGATCGGATCTCCGCTGCACGAAACACTAG